The Thermotoga sp. SG1 genome includes a window with the following:
- a CDS encoding TRAP transporter large permease subunit, producing MIIVLIAFAVFLILGMPVAFAIGISGFLWFLQHPELPITIPIQRLLSQTVNFTLLAIPMFIVAGNVMNSAGVTKRLLDFASTLVGHMRGGLGQVSAVLSTLMGGVSGSSIADAAMETRMLGPEMLRRGYPRGFAVAVNVWTSLITPIIPPGIAFIIYGTIGQVSIGRLFAAGIGPGLLLMVVYMITIWFVAKRLNLEPEREGRTPIGEIFRTLGKSIWALIFPVLLIVGLRGGIFTPSEVGSFAVLYGLLVGFAIHREMSLKILYWETLENSLGDIGSVMFILSMSNIFGYGMIWERIPEKLAEFLLGISSNPNILMIMIAIFLVFAGLFVDATALILMLTAILLPVARQVGIDPVHFGLVFILSAAMGNQTPPVGASMYAGCSVLGATIEEYIQASWPFLFVTIVAILMIIFFPQIVLFIPNLIFG from the coding sequence TCAGAGATTGTTGTCTCAAACGGTGAATTTTACGCTCCTTGCGATTCCCATGTTCATAGTGGCTGGGAATGTGATGAATTCTGCAGGTGTGACGAAAAGACTTTTGGATTTCGCCTCCACGCTCGTTGGTCATATGAGAGGAGGACTCGGTCAGGTTTCGGCTGTTCTTTCCACATTGATGGGAGGAGTTTCTGGATCGAGTATAGCGGATGCGGCTATGGAAACAAGGATGCTCGGACCTGAAATGTTAAGACGTGGATATCCAAGAGGTTTTGCCGTGGCTGTCAATGTCTGGACATCTCTTATCACACCGATCATACCACCTGGTATCGCTTTCATCATCTACGGTACGATCGGACAGGTCTCCATAGGTAGGCTCTTTGCAGCGGGAATAGGTCCAGGTCTCCTCTTGATGGTTGTGTACATGATCACCATATGGTTCGTTGCGAAGAGGTTGAACCTGGAACCAGAAAGAGAAGGGCGGACTCCAATCGGTGAAATATTTAGAACGCTGGGAAAGAGCATCTGGGCACTTATCTTTCCCGTCCTGTTGATCGTGGGGCTCAGAGGAGGTATTTTCACCCCATCAGAAGTAGGATCGTTCGCTGTGTTATACGGTTTGCTTGTAGGGTTTGCAATTCATAGAGAAATGTCTCTCAAGATACTTTATTGGGAGACGCTGGAGAATTCCCTCGGTGATATTGGAAGTGTAATGTTCATACTTTCGATGTCGAACATATTCGGCTATGGAATGATTTGGGAGAGGATACCAGAGAAATTGGCGGAATTCCTTCTTGGAATATCCTCCAACCCAAACATTCTGATGATAATGATCGCTATCTTCCTTGTGTTTGCTGGATTGTTCGTGGATGCAACGGCTCTAATTCTCATGCTCACGGCGATACTTCTTCCTGTGGCAAGACAAGTAGGAATAGATCCCGTTCATTTTGGTCTGGTGTTCATTCTGTCTGCCGCCATGGGTAATCAGACGCCACCAGTAGGGGCTTCAATGTACGCGGGTTGTTCGGTCCTTGGTGCAACAATAGAAGAGTACATACAGGCATCCTGGCCGTTCCTGTTCGTAACAATAGTGGCGATATTGATGATTATTTTCTTCCCGCAGATCGTGCTGTTCATACCGAACCTCATCTTTGGATAA